The Canis lupus dingo isolate Sandy chromosome 7, ASM325472v2, whole genome shotgun sequence DNA window GGTCAGGGCCAGTCCTGAGATTCTGCCCTGCAGCTCTCGCCAGTGACGCCCTCAGAGTCCCTGCCACGGCCTCGCAGGCCACTGCCCacccagcagcagccacagccatCACAGAAGCTGGGGCGCATCCGTGAGGACGAGGGGGCAGTGGCATCATCAGCAGTCAAGGAGCCACCTGAGGCTACGGCTACACCTGAGCCACTCTCAGATGAGGACCTACCACTGGATCCTGACCTGTACCAGGACTTCTGTGCAGGGGCCTTTGATGACCATGGCCTGGTGAGCAGCCAGAGCGTTCCATGGTGGAAGGGTGGAGGTCACAGAAGCAGAGTTTCCGTGGTGAGGAGAGCTGGAAGATAAGGCGGAGTATGGAAGGCTGATCTGGGAACTGAGTGGGTGGGGTGGTCATGGGCGGGCAGGTGGGTCAGCATGTGCCTCACTTGCAGCCCTGGATGAGCGACACAGAGGAGTCTCCATTCCTGGACCCTGCCCTACGGAAGAGAGCAGTGAAAGTGAAGCACGTAAAGCGTCGGGAGAAGAAATCCGAGAAGAAGGTGATGGAGAGGGTGAAATGGGTGTGagaaggcagagggcagggaaggtAGGGAGAGGCAAAGATCAGGAGCTGGGTGGGGCAAGAGCCAgaagtggcggggggggggcagcgggacACAGGGAACTGGGGCTGACTTTAACTCCACCCTAACCTGACCTGACTGCTTCGTCCCTTAGAAGGAAGAGAGATATAAGCGGCATCggcagaaacagaagcacaaGGACAAATGGAAACACCCAGAGCGCGCCGACGCTAAGGATCCTGCATCACTACCGCAGTGCCTGGGACCTGGCTGTGTGCGCCCTGCCCAGCCCGGCTCCAAGTATTGCTCAGATGACTGTGGCATGAAGCTGGCAGCCAAGTGAGTCATTCCTGGAGAGCGCAAGGGAGTCAGGGAGTACAGGGCAGGGCATGGCTAGAGCCTTCTGTGTGTCTTCTCATCAGCTACCTGCCTGCTGCTCAGTCCGTGGTGCACCCGTCTATCTGTCCCTCATCTGCTTGTCTACCATCCAGTCACTTACTTATTCTTTGGCCGTTTGGTCACCCATCTCTTCTGCCGTTCTTGGATCACCCCACTTGTCTTGTTCCTTGCCACTTTCCCTGCCTGCACCTaaccccctgcctccctgcagccGCATCTACGAGATCCTCCCCCAGCGCATCCAGCAGTGGCAGCAGAGTCCCTGCATTGCTGAGGAGCACGGGAAGAAGCTGCTCGAACGTATTCGCCGTGAGCAGCAGAGTGCCCGTACCCGCCTTCAGGAGATGGAGCGCCGATTCCATGAACTTGAGGCCATCATTCTTCGTGCCAAGCAGCAGGCTGTCCGTGAGGATGAGGAGGTGAGTGAGCACAGGCCCAGCGGCCCTGGACCCAGTACCCGGTCCTGCCTGGCTTCATTGTTCCTTCCACTCCACACAGAGCAATGAGGGTGACAGTGATGACACGGACCTGCAGATCTTCTGCGTCTCCTGCGGGCACCCTATCAACCCACGTGTTGCCTTGCGCCACATGGAGCGCTGCTATGCCAAGGTCAGGGTGTCACCCTGAGGGGGACTGTCATTGGGTCGTGGGGGAACAGATGGGTTGTCTGGGGGTTGTCTCGGGAGGGCATGCAGCACACATCCACAGTGCCCTCCGTTTGTGCTCATCCCTCTAGTATGAGAGCCAGACGTCCTTTGGGTCCATGTACCCCACACGCATTGAGGGGTGAGTGTGGGCGCTACGTGGAGTTAGAGCAGGGAGGTTAAGGCTGGGGTCAGAAGTGGCATGTTGGGGCAGAATGGGCCTGGGCAAGAACAGATGGGTCCCCCGCCTTTCTCCCCACTACCTTCTATCTTCTAAACCTCCAGAGCTACACGACTCTTCTGTGATGTCTACAACCCTCAGAGCAAGACATACTGTAAACGGCTCCAGGTGCTGTGCCCCGAGCACTCCCGGGACCCCAAAGTAAGGTTTGCTCTCAGTTCCTCCCATTctgtcctttcttcctcctccctgcctcccttcctcctcccttgtgtcctcccctctcctccttccttccttttccctactTGACCCCTTCCGTAACTCTCACTTTGCTTGCCTTATCACTGCTCgttcctctcctttttcctctcatCATCTCgtttctccttttccattcctCTGTACTCCCTGAACTCTCTTcgttccttcctaccttcctccacccccattcATCCCTGACCCCCGATTTCCTTGCAGGTGCCAGCTGATGAGGTATGTGGGTGCCCTCTTGTACGTGATGTCTTTGAGCTCACGGGTGACTTCTGCCGCCTGCCCAAACGCCAGTGTAACCGCCATTACTGCTGGGAGAAGTTGCGGCGTGCTGAAGTGGACCTGGAGCGTGTGCGCGTGGTAGGTGTCCATGCTGAATGAGGCTGGAGTTCAGGTGGAGCTTCCGGAGCTCCTTCTCATGGCTCTTTTCTACTCCCCTCTCAGTGGTACAAGCTGGATGAGCTGTTTGAGCAGGAACGCAACGTTCGCACAGCCATGACTAACCGGGCAGGATTACTGGCCCTGATGCTGCACCAAACGATCCAGCATGACCCGCTCACTACCGACCTGCGCTCCAGTGCTGACCGCTGAGCCTCACTGGCCCAGAAGTCCTCACGCCCTGCATTCCAGGCCCGGGAGCTGCCCCGAATTCCCTGTTTGTCTGTTCTGCCATTCATCTGTTTCTCCAATGGTCCCTGAGTTTCTCCCTGTGCCCATCCACCATTTGACTACCCAGATGCCGTTATCAGAGGGTCTCAGGATTTTCTTCTGTCCttgtctgtccctctgtctctccattcTCTGTGCCTGGGTGGGACTGTGGAGTTTGCTCACTGTTGCCTCACCTCTCCCTggttttgttaataaaattttgaagaaccAACAGAGATTACTACTGGTTTCCACTTTATCCAGCTGCATCTGCACTCCCAAACCCCCTGGGTGAAAGGGCTGAGGCACACCTGTATTCAGGAGGAGTTGCAGTATAGAGCTTCGAGTATGCAGTTGGCAACCACCCTCTGCTCTGCAGGAGCTCCCTTGGGCAGCGGACTATGACTTATTAAGGGAGAGCCCAATGACGTACATCCTCAGCATTTCATCTTGAAACAACGGGTATACAGTTGGCGCTATTTCATTATGTGGCTGATTTCCCCCGTGACACCCCCGTGTCAGCATCGACATCCTCCAGATTAGACACGTATTCGCTGACGGCCACAAGGTCTCTCGTTGCCCCACAAACCCCTTTCCGGGCACGTGTGTAACAGAAGTCCGAGAGCCCCCTCCGCCCGGTCGCGGGGCCCAGCGGGGCCCACAGCGCAGCCTCTCTAGGGCGCGCACGCCCTTCTCGGTGGCACGGCCCTTCTGTTTACCTGCAGCGCGGCACCGCCCCCTTCGCCCGTTCTCGcggagggagggagctggggtcGGCTTGCGGTGCGCTCCTCCCCGCGCGCTCCTGCAACTGCTCGCGGGGCGGAGAGGACGGGACACACGAGTCCTGGGGGAGATGTTTCAGGGGCCCGCACAGCACAGCGAGATGGGAGCGAGATGGGGGCGAGAGATGAGAGGAGACCTCCGGCGCCCCCCCTCCAACTACCCCGGGTGGAGACGGCCAAAGAGCGTagcgccccctcctcctccacgcCCCCTTCGGTTGGGAGAGCGCAGGCGCAAGCCAAGTGGGCGGAGTGGGGAGAAAGTGCCGGTTGGCGGAGCGAGGCGCCGGGGGCTGAACGACtccgggtggggaggggagaagagggggcgGTGCAGCTGAGGCCGGCTGTCAGGGCGCAGGCGCAGTAGGGCCCGGGCCAGAGGCGCGCGCCGCCGTGAGACTAAGCGCGCAGGCGTGGGGCCCTCCCCACTAAGGGCAAGCGCGGGAGGGGCATTAGCGCGCAGGCGTCGTCTGGGGGGCGGGGCCCTAGAGGCGGGCAGCGGGTTTCCGGTTCCGGGAGCAACGAACGGCCGCGGCAGCGACAGCTACCGCTTCAGAGGAAGCGTCTGCGGAGGAGGAAGACGAGCAGGGCAAGGCGGGAGTCACAGGCGGGACCCTCGGCATGGGTCAAAGGACCTAGAGCGGCGGAAGCTACCGGCCCGGTGCCAAGCTGGTGAGACAGTTGTGGGGGTGGAAGTGGAGAGCGCTCAGGCGTCGGGGAGGGAAGCATTGAGGCTCCGAACGCTGACGGAGAGGAATGAAGGGCCCTCAGGCCGATGAGTGGGAGGAATGGCGGCGTGGGAATACTGACGGGGAGGAACGGGGAGGTTTTGGCTGAGGACGAGGAGGAATGGGGCTCAGTGTGCCGGTAGGTGGACGTGTCGGGAGTCTGGACGAGGACGGAGAGGAGCGGAGAAGGATCCGAACGCCGAGGGGCGATCTCGGTGCCTTCGGGGTTAAGGAGTGAGAAGTGGGGGTTTAGAACgctgagagggagacagaggggccCTCAGGTTGGTGACGGGAAAAAACAGGGGCACTCGGATGCCGAAGAGGAGCGACGGGGGCTcagatggaggaggagaaggaatagGGGTTCTGAAGGCCGAGGTGGGGATGGCACGATCCTGGGACACGAACAGGGAGGATTGGGGGGTGGCTTcagagggctgggggggggaATCAGGGTCTCTGAGAGTGTCAGCGGACGGGAGAGCAAGGGACACCGACGGGGAGGAGTGAAGAAACTGCTGAAGACGAGATGAATAAGGTCTGGGGATGGAGGTCGGTGAAGACTTGTGGCTCAAGACGCTTACAGGCAAAAGGAGGAGGCGGCGTTCAGGCTGAGGAACAGGAGGAATGGGCCTGTCCTCTCGGGCAGAGGACACAGGAACCTGAGGCAGTGGCATGACAAGAGGACatcagaaagggaaggagggaaggaatgggAGAGCTACAGGACTGAGAGGAGTTGGGCACTCCTGGGCCAACCAGGGGAGTGAATGCGAGGTTAGGGCACCGAGGGACAGTCCTGGGACCTTGGCTGAGGATGAGCGGGATGGGGCCTCTCGGACTGATAATGGGGAGTATGGATGGTTCAGGGTGAACCCTCAGGGGAGGTGTCAACACCAGTAGGTCAAAGACCATGTCTCTTGAGACGAATGACAGGTTCCTAGGttggcagaggggagaagggatgGGGTCTCAGGCTGAAGATGAGGAAGAGGTGGGGATCAGGACATGGAGTAAGGAATGAGGAGCTTTGGGTTGAGGATACGGCCTGTTAAGTTAAAAGTGGGGCTGCCAGGTCCGGAAGGGGAGGAACGACTAGCCTCTGGGCCCAGCACACGGAAGAATGAGGTGGGACGGGGGATTTTCTCTACTGTATTGACGGGTTGCCTGTGGTAGGGACCCGGCGTGGGATGGGCATTAGTAAATAGCAGCTGTTGGTGTGGCTAGAGCACAGCATGTTCTCTCctagagcctcagttttctccacCGTGCCCTCCCTGTTGCAGGCCGCTGCTCCTTCCCATGGCCCCCATGGCTGAGGACTGGCTGGATTGCCCAGCCTTGGGCCCTGGCTGGAAGCGCCGTGAGGTCTTTCGAAAATCAGGTGCCACCTGTGGACGCTCAGACACCTATTACCAGAGGTACTGGGTGGGTTGTGGACGGTCATAGGTAGGGCTGAACCCGCTTAGGCAGGGTGAAATAGGGTGAAATTAGGTGTGGTTAATTTTGTGGGTGGGTTAAAATTACACATGTATAGTCAATTCTTATTTGTAGATTCCATGTTTGCAAATTTGCCTACTCACTAAAATTTGTGCCCTTAAAGCCCATATTTCCTGTACTTCACAGTCTTTCACAGACCTGCACAGAACAGCAAAAAATCTAAGTAGCCTAAAACACGCATTCGCAGCTGAGGTGCTGCAGTGCTGTCTAGTGTTCTTAGTGCAAGAAGTCTGTGATGGactttaaggagaaaaatgtgaTGTGCTACGAGGAGAAAGTACACATTAAATAAATTTCAGGCGTGAATTGTAGTACTATTAGGTGTGACtacaatgttaatgaatcaaagATGTGGTacatctagaaaaagaaagggaaattttcTAATTTGTCCGATTTCCAGTTTCTGGAAAGTGCTAAAGTAACTTGTATAATACATAATGGAGCTAAGGAAAAGGTGGGCTAAACTTGAAGATCCATAAGGCAATGACCAGTAACAGTGTAGTGGACAGTGTGAGAGGCTTAAGGCCAATGACGTTGACGATTGTGTTACCCCTGGTtaggaaaatgttaaatttatctCAGCTAGTGCTGACTGGCTCACACATTTCAACAGGTGAGATTGTGAAAAAACTTTAAATTGGCTTACAAGGTAGGTTCTGGAGATTGAGAATTTGCAGacgaattttaaaaataataagtgttatATGGGAAAAGTGTCACATAGAAGAATAGGTTTTCAATAACTGATGAGACTGTACCTTATTTTACAAGTACCTTGGTAAAAGTACCTATATAACAGTACTCCAAAGCTGGCTTTAAATCATTCGAAGGCCATACATAAGACAAGGTTACACAGAATCAGTTGACAGAAAATCAGTTGAAAGAAATGTCACCTGAGGCTCTCAGGAATCTAAACTGTAGTTTCACTAGGAGCCAAGATTCTATATTCACTAATTCACGTGTGCAACGTgactttataaaacatttcatgaATGAGAATCGGCTATAAATATGTGAACATACGTATTTATAAGAGATTTATATATAAGGATCTAagtgttttgggatccctgggtggcgcagtggtttggtgcctgcctttggcccagggcgcgatcctggagacccgggatcgaatcccacgtcgggctcctggtgcatggagcctgcttctccctctgcctgtgtctctgcctctctctctctctctgtgtgactatcattaaaaaaaaaaaaaaaaaaaaaggatctaagTGTTTTACGAAATGCTAATGATACAGTTACTGAATTTTTTGTACTCTTCCTGAACTTTTTTTGTATCTGAGGTGCTGTTTTCCTGGAGAAATAtagtaaaatcataaatataattgTTTGTTCATACTTAATTGTGTGTTTATTCACATATTCACAACTTGTATGAAACTGTcaaaatttgggatgcctgggtggctcatggttgagcatcgGTCTTCGGCTCAGAGCATCATCTCGGGGTCCCAAGGTCCTGCattggcctccccacagggagcctgcttctccctcggcccgtgtccctgcctctctctctgtgtttctcatgaataaataaataaaatcttaaaataaaaaagaaacttgtcaAAAATTTATACAGGCATCAAAACCCATAAAAGATTGGAGGTTTTATCCTAATTAGGGCAAGATAACAAGTATGTCACAGTTTTGTGGATGCTGGTAGGATATATGAGACTCTTGGGTCAGAGATGAAAGATAGTCTATTACTCACAGGACAGCAGTACCCAGAATGTCATTTTTTTGTGTCAGTTTCCCAAACTCCAGTTCCCATAGCGTGATGTGAAGAGGGCTAAGTAGCATCTGCCCATGCATTGGACTGTAGGACAGGAACCCTGAGTTTAAGGAAATCAGTCTTTTAGAATGTTGGGATAGTAAAGATGCCTTCCCTTTGCTCTGGAAGGAGAACGTATCTTTTATCTTCCAAGGCTGTTTGCTGTACAAACATCCTTGAGAAGATAGTTCATAACAAAGGACTATTAGTGTTTCTCTTGCAAGATATGCAAAAATGCTAGAGACCTGTGGAGTATTCTCTCTCAATACTGGTTGTCCCTACTTTGTTTTTATGTAGTTGGCATTTGTTGCTCAAGCAtgtatttgtttgtatatttacatgctcatttatttgtgtatatacttttaaacagtggtttcttttttgcttttataacaCTAACACTTTTATACATAACTTAGCAGGTTGGTATTTTTATCTGTAGTTACTCTTGTTCGTGTAGAATATAATTAGCATACTTTATAAGCATCTGTTGGCGTTTGCATTGTTTATTTATGTTTGCATACGTGCTGctatttatacacattttatatttctgctgTGCAGGTGTAGTGGGGGTAAGACCTGGTCAGGGCTTACAGGCTAATCCCAAGCTGCCTCCTGTATCCCTTGCCAGCCTTGCAGGCCTTTTACCAGCCCAGTGGGAGGGTTGTGTGGGTGGAGTGGCCATGGCTCCACCTGGGTACCAATCCATCCTGGCCCATCCCCAGCCCCACAGGAGACAGGATCCGAAGCAAAGTTGAGCTGACCCGATACCTGGGCCCTGCGTGTGACCTCACCCTCTTCGACTTCAAACAAGGCATTCTGTGCTATCCAGCCCCTAAGGTACTACACAATGTGGGGTACCCAGATAGAGGTGACTGAGCACCCAACACCCACCCACTGATGTCTTCCTTCTTTCCGTCTCATCTGCAGGCCCCGTCCTTAGATGTCCCTGGCAGGAAGCGGAAGAAGCCTTCACGGCCAGCCAAGACTCAGAAACGTCAGGTTGGACCCCAGAAGGGTGAAGTCAGGAAGGAGGCCCCAGGAGATGAGACCAAGGCTGTTGCTGACACAGCTCTAGCTTCACTCCCTGCACCTGGGTGAGTGTTGGCCCAAAGTGAGCCAAGAGGGTGAGGATTGTGTTTGGGGGTGCACTTAGAGCCCCACACCCATGTTTCCCATTCCAGGTGCTGTGAAAACTGTGGAATCAGCTTCTCAGGAGATGGTACCCGAAGACAGCGGCTCAAGACGTTATGCAAGGACTGCCGAGGTGAGTggccccctgggccctgggagacAGGAGTGGAGCAGGCCTGATGTCAGGCTAGGACACCACGGTCAGGCTGGAGGTTGAATGGTGGGTGTCAGAGCAGCAGCACTTGGGGAAGTTAGATATCTGATACTCCTtgtctacttttcttctttcctttccagcgCAGAGAATTGCTTTCAATAGGGAGCAAAGGATGTTTAAGGTAAGCACAACCTGCCTCCTCTTCACAAGTGTGTGTTGGAGCAGGATGTGACGAGGGCTTGTGGAGGATCTGAAGGAATGGCTATGAGGCCTCAGGGTGTCAGAGTCATTTTGTAGGAAGCTAGTTATGGTCAGCAGATAGTAGTGGTTAGTGAAGTGTCAGTAGATTCAGTGATGAAGTTAATAGGGCACAGGTAGACATTGGAGTTGGCCTCTGATGGCAGCTAATCAGTTGCCAGATACAGTGGTGAGGCAAGCGTTGGACTACTAGATGTGGCAGTGGGAGTTAATAACAGACATGTAAGGGACAGGACACCTAGAGCTACTCTGTCTGGGCCTGTgacctcgccccccccccccccccccccattcctggCAGCGTGTGGGCTGCGGGGAGTGTGCGGCCTGCCAGGTAACCGAGGACTGTGGGGCCTGCTCCACCTGCCTTCTGCAGCTGCCCCATGAGGTGGCCTCGGGGCTGTTCTGCAAATGTGAGCGGAGACGGTGCCTCAGGATTGTGGAAAGGGTGAGTTGGGCAGGTGGGGTGAGCCCGAGGCTCAGCCTGTCCCCTGGGTCTCATGGCTCTGGCCCCACACATCATGCCTCTGCCACCCACCAACAGAGCCGAGGGTGTGGAGTGTGCCGGGGCTGTCAGACACGAGAGGACTGTGGCCATTGTCGAGTCTGCCTTCGCCCTCCCCGCCCTGGTCTCAGGCGCCAGTGGAGGTGCGTCCAGCGGCGCTGCTTACGGGTGAGTTAGGCTGGAGGGGCCAGTGCTGGTACGGCAGGGCTGAGGCAGGACTCATTTTGCTATTaaagttgctgctgctgctgctgctgctgcttcctcccAACCTTGCCCACctcatgtcttcttttttcccccaccccatgctcactTTCCTGGCCCCACCTACCTGCCCCTGTCTGCCAGCACCTTGCCCACCGTCTCCGTCGCCACCATCAGCGATGTCAACGACGTCCTCCCCTAGCCGTGGCTCCCCCTGCTGTGAGTGCTGCACCCCACATTCTGCCTTCCTGTCCCATGCATGCTTTCTGCACTCCTcttaggggtggtggtggggttttGTGTCTGCTGATACCACCAAGCCTAAACTATGTTCTTACTTTCTCCCAGGGTAAACGTAGCCGCCGTAGAGGAGGCTGTGACTCCAAGATGGCTGCCCGGCGGCGCTCCCGAACCCAGCCACTGCCTCCAGTTCACCCATCACAGCCTCCAGAGTCCCCAGAgctggtgaggccctggtgggcaGGGGGAAGGCACAACCTTATCCTTACCAAGTACTTGCCCTGACCCCCCCATTTGCCTCTGCAGCACCCCAGAGCCCTGGCCCCCTCGCCACCTGCCGAGTTCATCTATTACTGTGTAGACGAGGACGAGCTAGTGAGTGGCCCCACCCTACCTGGACAAGCCTAGACTCTCCCAGGGCACTTGGTTAAGCCCAAAGAAGCAGCTGCTGCAATGGGCCTAATAGGGGAACAGCAAGGCACAGTAACGGGTACTAGTATGGGGTGAGCAGACAGTGGGGGAGGGACTAACATGGGATCGACAGGTGCAGCAACAGTACTTAGTGGTCAGATAAATCAACTCTGGTGGGGCTGATAGCATAGTGAATGGATTTCACATAGGCTGAGCAAGTACAGCAGGCACAATGGAAGCAGCTACAGAGGGTCAGCAAAATTCTGCTGGAAATGGGGGTCAGAGACATTGTCTTAATAGCCACTGGTCTAGCAGATGACGTGACAGATACGGTGTTGGAGCAGCCACCATCCTGACAGTACTGGGCACTATCCAGTATAGTGATAGTGCCTGGTGTTGGACTCACAGATGCTGAGGTGTGACTAAGACCAACGCACAGCCTGTTTCCTCCGATGGGGCTAGTGAAGGAGCAACAGGAACAGCACTGTCAGTAATAGCACCCTCCTTTTGCCTGTCCCCCAGCAGCCTTACACGAACCGCCGGCAGAACCGCAAGTGTGGGGCCTGTGCCGCCTGCCTACGCCGGATGGACTGTGGTCACTGCGACTTCTGCTGTGACAAGCCCAAATTTGGGGGCAACAACCAGAAGCGCCAGAAGTGTCGTTGGCGCCAATGCCTACAGTTTGCCATGGTGGGTGGGGCAGGATAGGTTGGTGGGTGGGCCAAGTTGATCCAGGGCCTCCAGTGCCTGGGAGTGGTGGGTAGGTCCAGCAGCTGAGTGGGGCAGTCCAGTTGGGTTCTGTGTCTTCAGAGGAGTAGGCGGGGCAATAGGTTCAGCCAAAGATTGGCAAATGAAGGATCTGGGTGTCAGTGGCATTGCTAACAGGAGACCAGCAGGCTCGATGATGAGGGCCTCATGGGTAAGCAGATTCTGTGCCAGCACTAATGAGCACCTGCAGGCACATTTGTCAGGACAGGGTGGTATAGTTGGTCATCGCACCAGGTGGCCATAACATCCTGTCTTTCTTCAGAAGCGGCTGCTGCCTAGCGTCTGGGCAGGATCTGAGGATGGGGCAGGGCCACCACCATCTTACTCTCGTCGAAAGAGACCTGGTTCTACTCGACGGCCTCGTCTGGGCCAGATACTGAAGACCTCCTTGACTACACCCACAGCCCTATCAGGCTGTGCCCAGACTCCAGTGAAACAGGAAACGGACAGTGGCTTTGTGCTCCCCCCACCTGGCACCGACCTTGTGTTCTTACGGGAAGGTGCAGGCAGTCCTGTGCAGGTGCCTGGCCCTGCTGCAACTTCCACAGAAGCCCTGTTGCAGGTGAGGGTCTCATCTTATCCTGCCCTTCCCAGCCCTACCCAGCCTTGTGCCAGAAAGCTGGGACCAAGTCTGCTGCAATCCTCCTTCACACAGGAGGCCCAGTGCCCTGGCCTGAGTTGGGTTGTGGCCTTACCCCAGGTGAAGCAAGAGAAGGCGGATGCCCAGGAAGACTGGACACCGGGCACAGCCATCCTGACTTCTCCTGTATTGCTGTCTGG harbors:
- the MBD1 gene encoding methyl-CpG-binding domain protein 1 isoform X14, translated to MAPMAEDWLDCPALGPGWKRREVFRKSGATCGRSDTYYQSPTGDRIRSKVELTRYLGPACDLTLFDFKQGILCYPAPKAPSLDVPGRKRKKPSRPAKTQKRQVGPQKGEVRKEAPGDETKAVADTALASLPAPGCCENCGISFSGDGTRRQRLKTLCKDCRAQRIAFNREQRMFKRVGCGECAACQVTEDCGACSTCLLQLPHEVASGLFCKCERRRCLRIVERSRGCGVCRGCQTREDCGHCRVCLRPPRPGLRRQWRCVQRRCLRHLAHRLRRHHQRCQRRPPLAVAPPAGKRSRRRGGCDSKMAARRRSRTQPLPPVHPSQPPESPELHPRALAPSPPAEFIYYCVDEDELQPYTNRRQNRKCGACAACLRRMDCGHCDFCCDKPKFGGNNQKRQKCRWRQCLQFAMKRLLPSVWAGSEDGAGPPPSYSRRKRPGSTRRPRLGQILKTSLTTPTALSGCAQTPVKQETDSGFVLPPPGTDLVFLREGAGSPVQVPGPAATSTEALLQAVDPGLPPVKQEPLDPEEDKEEENKDDSASDSAPEEEAGGAGTPVITEIFSLGGTRLRDTAVWLPSLQGRQSGREDGYKVWETEDTLACTRTSWNQRGWPRTHVSVSPPPTSMMWVSCRRSWCPSSQS
- the MBD1 gene encoding methyl-CpG-binding domain protein 1 isoform X1, with the protein product MAPMAEDWLDCPALGPGWKRREVFRKSGATCGRSDTYYQSPTGDRIRSKVELTRYLGPACDLTLFDFKQGILCYPAPKAPSLDVPGRKRKKPSRPAKTQKRQVGPQKGEVRKEAPGDETKAVADTALASLPAPGCCENCGISFSGDGTRRQRLKTLCKDCRAQRIAFNREQRMFKRVGCGECAACQVTEDCGACSTCLLQLPHEVASGLFCKCERRRCLRIVERSRGCGVCRGCQTREDCGHCRVCLRPPRPGLRRQWRCVQRRCLRHLAHRLRRHHQRCQRRPPLAVAPPAGKRSRRRGGCDSKMAARRRSRTQPLPPVHPSQPPESPELHPRALAPSPPAEFIYYCVDEDELPYTNRRQNRKCGACAACLRRMDCGHCDFCCDKPKFGGNNQKRQKCRWRQCLQFAMKRLLPSVWAGSEDGAGPPPSYSRRKRPGSTRRPRLGQILKTSLTTPTALSGCAQTPVKQETDSGFVLPPPGTDLVFLREGAGSPVQVPGPAATSTEALLQEAQCPGLSWVVALPQVKQEKADAQEDWTPGTAILTSPVLLSGCPSKAVDPGLPPVKQEPLDPEEDKEEENKDDSASDSAPEEEAGGAGTPVITEIFSLGGTRLRDTAVWLPSLQGRQSGREDGYKVWETEDTLACTRTSWNQRGWPRTHVSVSPPPTSMMWVSCRRSWCPSSQS
- the MBD1 gene encoding methyl-CpG-binding domain protein 1 isoform X19: MAPMAEDWLDCPALGPGWKRREVFRKSGATCGRSDTYYQSPTGDRIRSKVELTRYLGPACDLTLFDFKQGILCYPAPKAPSLDVPGRKRKKPSRPAKTQKRQVGPQKGEVRKEAPGDETKAVADTALASLPAPGCCENCGISFSGDGTRRQRLKTLCKDCRAQRIAFNREQRMFKRVGCGECAACQVTEDCGACSTCLLQLPHEVASGLFCKCERRRCLRIVERSRGCGVCRGCQTREDCGHCRVCLRPPRPGLRRQWRCVQRRCLRHLAHRLRRHHQRCQRRPPLAVAPPAGKRSRRRGGCDSKMAARRRSRTQPLPPVHPSQPPESPELHPRALAPSPPAEFIYYCVDEDELPYTNRRQNRKCGACAACLRRMDCGHCDFCCDKPKFGGNNQKRQKCRWRQCLQFAMKRLLPSVWAGSEDGAGPPPSYSRRKRPGSTRRPRLGQILKTSLTTPTALSGCAQTPVKQETDSGFVLPPPGTDLVFLREGAGSPVQVPGPAATSTEALLQEAQCPGLSWVVALPQVKQEKADAQEDWTPGTAILTSPVLLSGCPSKAVDPGLPPVKQEPLDPEEDKEEENKDDSASDSAPEEEAGGAGTPVITEIFSLGGTRLRDTAVWLPRSKDLKKPGARKQ
- the MBD1 gene encoding methyl-CpG-binding domain protein 1 isoform X21, whose amino-acid sequence is MAPMAEDWLDCPALGPGWKRREVFRKSGATCGRSDTYYQSPTGDRIRSKVELTRYLGPACDLTLFDFKQGILCYPAPKAPSLDVPGRKRKKPSRPAKTQKRQVGPQKGEVRKEAPGDETKAVADTALASLPAPGCCENCGISFSGDGTRRQRLKTLCKDCRAQRIAFNREQRMFKRVGCGECAACQVTEDCGACSTCLLQLPHEVASGLFCKCERRRCLRIVERSRGCGVCRGCQTREDCGHCRVCLRPPRPGLRRQWRCVQRRCLRGKRSRRRGGCDSKMAARRRSRTQPLPPVHPSQPPESPELHPRALAPSPPAEFIYYCVDEDELQPYTNRRQNRKCGACAACLRRMDCGHCDFCCDKPKFGGNNQKRQKCRWRQCLQFAMKRLLPSVWAGSEDGAGPPPSYSRRKRPGSTRRPRLGQILKTSLTTPTALSGCAQTPVKQETDSGFVLPPPGTDLVFLREGAGSPVQVPGPAATSTEALLQVKQEKADAQEDWTPGTAILTSPVLLSGCPSKAVDPGLPPVKQEPLDPEEDKEEENKDDSASDSAPEEEAGGAGTPVITEIFSLGGTRLRDTAVWLPRAGNQEGKMDIKCGRRRTLWRARERAGTSEDGLEPMSVSHHLQLR
- the MBD1 gene encoding methyl-CpG-binding domain protein 1 isoform X11, translating into MAPMAEDWLDCPALGPGWKRREVFRKSGATCGRSDTYYQSPTGDRIRSKVELTRYLGPACDLTLFDFKQGILCYPAPKAPSLDVPGRKRKKPSRPAKTQKRQVGPQKGEVRKEAPGDETKAVADTALASLPAPGCCENCGISFSGDGTRRQRLKTLCKDCRAQRIAFNREQRMFKRVGCGECAACQVTEDCGACSTCLLQLPHEVASGLFCKCERRRCLRIVERSRGCGVCRGCQTREDCGHCRVCLRPPRPGLRRQWRCVQRRCLRGKRSRRRGGCDSKMAARRRSRTQPLPPVHPSQPPESPELHPRALAPSPPAEFIYYCVDEDELQPYTNRRQNRKCGACAACLRRMDCGHCDFCCDKPKFGGNNQKRQKCRWRQCLQFAMKRLLPSVWAGSEDGAGPPPSYSRRKRPGSTRRPRLGQILKTSLTTPTALSGCAQTPVKQETDSGFVLPPPGTDLVFLREGAGSPVQVPGPAATSTEALLQVKQEKADAQEDWTPGTAILTSPVLLSGCPSKAVDPGLPPVKQEPLDPEEDKEEENKDDSASDSAPEEEAGGAGTPVITEIFSLGGTRLRDTAVWLPSLQGRQSGREDGYKVWETEDTLACTRTSWNQRGWPRTHVSVSPPPTSMMWVSCRRSWCPSSQS